ATTGACAAAGGCATGAAAGATGGCCAGAAGATAACATTCCATGGTGAGGGAGACCAAGAACCAGGACTGGAACCAGGAGATATTATCATTGTTTTAGATCAGAAGGACCATGCTGTTTTTACTTGGCGAGGAGAAGACCTTTTCATGTGTATGGACATACAGCTGGTTGAAGCACTGTGTGGTTTTCAAAAGCCAGTATCTACTCTTGACGACCAGgaatcttataaaaaaaactttcaggGCATATCTAAGCATGACTATTCTTTGCTGTAGATATTTCTACTACAAATCACCTCTTTTTCTTAGCATCGTGATGGACTTTCTCTGGGATTTCCTTTTGTAGGAAAAGTCACATTGAAAACTGGGCAGAATTTGGAGGCAGGTTAGGTAAGGGATGATAATACCATGTAGATCACCACTTTCTGTGACCTACAAAATTGGAAATATTGAAGTTAACGCAGACTTTTCTATCAAATTAATTGTATGTTGTAAATCTACCCcttataaagattaaaaacaagacaaagaaacaaatgaaacctCCATGTCCCCTAGCCATAAATACTATTTACAAGGAACACACGtagacaataaagaaaaagccctctgcagaaacacacagagggagggagattgCTAGACATGGAATTGTTTAGTTCTAGCTTTCTGTTTTCACGCAGCAGCTCCTGGCACAGAAGCGAGGTGAATGATATTCTCTCAGGAAGCTAAGATAGAGTCCACTCAAGTTCCCAGAACTTCACTGCCCATGCCTTCCTCTTCCTCGGCACCCTAAAACACTGTATTTGTACAAGAAAATTTCTCAATTAAGTTCATTAAATTTACAGGAtgtatttctcattaaaaataccTTAGTCGTGTATTGCTAAGTAACTGCTTACATAGTTCTAGTCTGGAcagggaaactaaaaaaaatttcctcacccatttcttttttctctcattctgattATTAGTAATTTGTAGCCTTTGCACTTGTAGCCCTCACATTAAGAAACACTGGGATAACTATTTGCTTGGCAGTTaactaaagaaaaatgttcagtttctaaaatatttatttgaaatctccaaaattttaattatgtcaGCAACTGCATGAATAcctcaaaacagaagaaagatgtATTGCTATTTCCCCCTATATAGGCTTCTAGAGTTGGACTGACCGACCCAAAGACCAGCTGaagatgaaattgaaaacaactccatatttaaataacatcttagtctgtttttcatttttttacaaaatgaatcaggaattatttatttaattttaaataaagaaaaaaaagtgccaaTGGAACATATTAGAAGTACATCAAAACAATACTTCACAAAGCTTTGAAATCACTGATCTAATTAGTCAGTATAATCACGTACTTAAGGATATagctgcattttcattttcacactGGACAAGCCTTTATTCGACATAAAGGTAAGGATTTTGTCCTGTGAATGAAACATCGTATCCCTGTTCTTTACACTAGGGGGAAGTATGTTAATTTTCTTGCCCTCTTTTAGTCATCgctaatatttaaaaggaaatattccaTCTTAATATTTTTGTAGGTAGTCTTCCTTGTATTTTACacacttggaaaataaaaacaggaaattatttttacaaatattgcTGAAAACACAGACATTCATATCCAAGGAGCTGATCCCCAAACGTGTGTTAAGTACCTTTCTAAAGTagtcacaaaagaacaaaatcaaaaacttttgtatacagggcacctgggtggctcagtcagttagcgtctgccttcagctcaggtcatgatcccagagtcctgggattgagtcctgctgcgggctccctgctccgtgctgagtctgcttctctctctccctctgcctctcccttgcttgtgcatgagctctctccctgtctgtcaaataaataaaatattaaaataaaagttttgtatGCAATTAgagtaataaatttaaatgaagctATTGATCTTTCATCTATACAACCAGATGGGCTGTTCTAGAGTCTCTTTGTGGTGTGCATATTGGATGGAGGCAGGAAGTAAAAGtatataaagataaagaaaatgtaaatgtatagTGGTTTAAAAACATTTCCCCAGATTCTTTGACAATCCTTTCATCATGAAGTgcagcttctgttccctctccttcAAACCATGTGGGGCTTTATACTTGTCTTGACCAATAGGATGTAACATGGACTGCCTTGACTGCTAAGGCCACATTAGGAAAGGCCAGGTAGCTTCTGCTGACATCTCTTGAGACACTTATTCTGGGAGCCATCACTGTGCCATATGCAAAGACAAGACAGGCAGGTCCCATCAAAGGGAATAGAGAGATGCCCACAGAACTCCAGCTCTTGGCATCTTCCCAGGTCAGATAACAGAGATGTGAGTGAGGAACCCCTGAGTTAAGCCTCACCACTCCCTGACTGCAATCCAttgagagaccctgagccagaactgCCTGTCTGAACCCAGATTTGCAAACAGAATAAATGGTTGTTATTCTTTGAAGACACTGTTTAAGATTGTTACACAGCATTAGAAAAGAATCAGTGTATGATAAAACTAGCATTCACAATGTATGCACTTGAGAAATATTAAGACTATTTTCTCATAGTGCTTAATAGTATTGCcatataaacttatataaattATAAGCCAGCCTAATACTGAAAACATCTTGGAGGTAAATGCTGACATATGATTTTCCAATGGTGGAAAAATTATAGCTTTCCTTATGTTATTACTATCAATAATTGCTTTGATTTCAGGAAtaccttttctctatttctgtgacACATTATTAGAATAGCACTACTACTTGAGATCAGAATGCAGAATGCAAGAACatggtttattctttttcttatgaaaacAAGTTTGTCCTGATTAATCTGTCAGATTCTTTCCTAAGAAAATTGTGTATGTTCCCTCATTATAATTTCCATTAACTTACTCTATTGCATTCTaacttgttctttctccattggGTTATTGCTTTAAAATGTCTCAGACTTTTTTAAATGACTGCTGGTTTCCATGATCGTAGTTCTATTTTCCTAAATTAGATGCAGTGTAAAAATAGGACTtggcgggatgcctgggtggctcagttggttggacgactgccttcggctcaggtcatgatcccggagtcccgggatcgagtcccgcatcgggctcccagctccatggggagtctgcttcgctctctgaccttctccttgctcatgctctctctcactgtctctctctcaaataaacaaataaaatctttaaaaaaaaaaaataggacttggctttattatgtttcttttttttttaattttttttactataaagatTCACTGTCATACTCctttagttttatatatagtgAACCCTTATTTCTAACTCCAAtgaaatgcaaactaaaaatcCAGATGCTGTATTGCTATTCTTCTGATATTATACATTTGctctcatttgtttcttatttgcgtaatttaagattttaatgtttttactgGTGTCCATGCACTGAGCTGTTCAGATGCATATTTGATTCTCAGGATCTGAAATCAACGAGGGATGGTTAAATCTTGTAGCAATTAGCTTTTTTTGAGTAATGAACCACTTCATCAAttagaggcttaaaacaacaacctTTTATTTAACTCAGATTCTGCAGTTGGGATTTTGGATTGCCTGAGTTGTGCAGTTCTTTTGGTCTAGGCTGGTTTCTCAGACATGCCTGCCAGGAGAAGtacatgttttatataaaacTGATACTTTACCAAATACctaattccttttaattttaacagttttcaATTTCCACTTcatgaaagggagaagcaaagaaATCTTCATAGTTAAGGTGAATTGATGACTTAAGTTTTTTGGATAAGTCCAATAATCCATTCAAAACACCATCTTGTTAATGAAGGAAATACTCATTGATGAATTATCCCCCATCTGCAACCCTTCTTTTCACCGCTGATAAAAAAGTACActaaacagaaacaagaaaaaattgcATTGCTGCCTTAAGaatgatgaaataaatgaattttggagAGAGAGTTGCTTCTTTTAGGATACTTTACTCTATCCTGTAAAACTTTTCCACAAATGCCTTCTTCCGTGGTGCTTACTGCCAATTTATGTTTTACAGAGAGGTTCTACTGTGATTTGGCCATGAAGAAAGAATTCCTCATTAGTTCAGATTTATTCAATGCTAAGGAATTTGCTTTCATAATGTGTTTTGATTTCTGAAGCAGCAAAACTCATTGGAAAGAGATCTGTGTAAAAAGTTCAATAAACCTAAAATGATGTTCCTCTTTAGAAAATCAAAATTGTTTTTGCTCCAATTTTTCATTactttgaagaaaagaataacacGTTTCAATGTCACATATGCATTAGGGTTAAAAAGCAGAGAACCATCATGCCAAATTTCACTTATTCATACACCATTTTATAAGGATCAGCTCTACTAAACTCAGTGTTTTGCTGTAAGTTGACTCATGTCTTAAAATCAAATCCCACATTATTCTCATCCTAAATAGTAATGTTTATGAAGTCACAAACTGTATTCATTACTGTTTTCTAATAAACATGACCATTAACAGAaaacaatttttctataaattatctAAGGTCACTGTACATAAGACCCTTAGTAGCCATTAtcttgtatttttgaaattttcacaaTTGTTTGAGAATTAAGACCAAGAGTaactatttttcctttccctagtGGTACCTTGTAAGAAAAATTGTGCTTATAACAGTGGATATTTAAGACGAATTCATGGTAGCGGAGGTAATGTGGAGTAATTAGTTTTGTTCTTAGTGTCATATTTTTAAGGCATCGTGGATAAACTAGAGAAAGTTTCTAATcagaataagaaaatttaaaccaGTTCAGGGCTCCAGATTATCCCAAGACTAAAGGTACTCAGACAGAGATGGAATGAGTAATTGCCAAAA
Above is a genomic segment from Mustela nigripes isolate SB6536 chromosome 4, MUSNIG.SB6536, whole genome shotgun sequence containing:
- the LOC132016330 gene encoding dnaJ homolog subfamily A member 1-like, with protein sequence VVALQKNVICDKCEGRGGKKGAVECCPNCRGTGMQIRIHQIGPGMAQQIQSVCMECQGHGERISPKDRCKSCNGRKIVLEKKILEVHIDKGMKDGQKITFHGEGDQEPGLEPGDIIIVLDQKDHAVFTWRGEDLFMCMDIQLVEALCGFQKPVSTLDDQESYKKNFQGISKHDYSLL